AAAGCCGATTCAGTTTTTTTGGACTGAGGTTCTGCGGAAAGCGGTCTTCGGCAAATACCAGACCGATACGGTTCAGCAGCTCTTCCCTTTCCAATTCAGGATCCTTATCCAGTATGCTGATCCGCCCCTCGTCCTGCTTCTTCAACGTCAGCATATGATGAATCAGTGTGGATTTTCCCGATCCATTCTCTCCGATCAGACCAGTGATATACCCTTTCCTTAGGCTGAGGTTGATATCCTTCAATCTGAATCTGCCCATATACTTATCCAATTCTTTGACTGTAACAGCATCCATCATTGATCCTCCTCCATCACCTTCATCATTTCCACCAGTTCGTCGATGGACAAATCTATTTTCTTCGCTGTTGAAAGCAACTCCTCCAATTTCTTTTCGACTTCAATCAAGAGCTGTTCCCTTTTGTTTTCGTTATTCTGTTCACTGACGTATGTGCCCTTTCCGACGACCGAATATACATATCCGGCAGCTTCGAGGTCCTGGTATGCCCGCTTCGTCGTGATGATGCTGATGCTCAGTTCCTTGGCCAGCCTACGCATCGACAATAAAGGATCACCCGGCCTCAATGCGCCCGTCATGATGAGGCGTATGATTTCATTCTTCAGCTGCTCATATATCGGGACATCGCTCCGGTTGGATAATTTTATATCCAATCACTTCACCTCCATATATACTGTGTATATATAATATATACACTATAAACGGTGGTGTCAATATGAAAAAACCAGAATCTATGAGATTCTGGTTCTTCTGCATACTCCACAGAGGCCGTAGAGTTCAACTTTATGGTTTTTTATTTCCACATCATCCAGCTCATTCTGCCATGTTTCGACCGGGCAGTAGCGGATGACTTTCGTGTCGCCGCATTCATCACATATGAAGTGATGGTGGTGGTGCGTGGTGCAGGCGATCTTGTAGTGCATCTCACCGGACAATGTCGTCTGTTCGAGCACTTCTATATCCTTCAGCGTATACAGGTTGCGGTAGATCGTATCGTAGCTGATCCCTGGGTAGTCTTTGTTCATCAGCTCCTGTATATCCTTGGCGCTCAGATACCTGTCCTCTTGAAGAAACAGTTCAATCATGCGCATCCGTTTTTGGGTAATTTTAAGTCTGTTTTCCTTCAGCCTTTCTTTATACTGAATCAATCGGTTCTCCACGTTTTTTCACTCCTATACGGTCGAGAATTATGGTCGCCGCCAGAATGGCCAGCGAAACGAGTACAATCGTGCCCCCTGGGGATATATCGAGATGGAAGCTCATGAACAATCCGACGATGACCGCAACTTCGCCGAAAATGACACTCGTGAACATCAGCTGGCGGAAGCTTGAAGTGACGCGCATCGCTGAAGCGACAGGCAGTGTCATCAGGGCGCTGACAAGCAGGATGCCGACGATCCGCATTGAAGCACTGATGACGAGTGCCACGACGATGATGAACATGAAGTGGATCCACTTGTTGATATTCATGACATTCGCATACTCTTCATCGAATGAAACAAGGAACATCTCCTTGTACATCAGATAGATGAAGATGAGGACAATCACTCCGATGACGGAGATCAGAATCAGGTCGACGCTGCTCACTGCACTGATGCTTCCGAAGAGATATCCGAACAGATCCTGGTTGAATCCATCGGCGAGTGAAAGGAACAGTACGCTCAGTGCCACCCCGAAGCTCATGATGATCGGTATGGCAAGCTCCTGGTAGTGCCTGTAGACTGTACGCAGCCGCTCGATGCCGAGGGCACCCATGACGGAGAAGATGATTCCTGTAATGAGCGGGTTGATGGTCATACCGATCAGCGACGACAGATAAACGCCGAATGTAATGCCGCCCAAGGTGACATGGCTGAGTGCGTCTGCGATCAAAGACAGCCTTCTGATGACGATGAAGGTACCGATGAGGGGCGCAATCAGCCCGGCAATCAGGCCGCTGACGAAAGAATACCGGATGAACTCATATTCGAGCAGAGCCTCGATCATTCGCAGCACGCCCTTTCGTGGTCATGTGAGACGAGCTGTAATGGGAAGCCATAGATCTTGGACAGTTCCGCTTCACCCAGGTTCTTGAATTCGTGGTTGGTGCCATGGAAATGAAGATGCTCGTTCAGACAGGCGACTTCGTCCGCATGATCGACGACCACCCCTATGTCATGGGTGACGAGAAGAATCGTCACAGATTGTTCCTTGAGCCTGAACAGGACATCATAGAACTCCTTGACGTGTTTCGCATCGATGCCGACAGTCGGTTCGTCGAGGACGAGGATGCTCGGGTTGTTGATCAATGCCCGCGCGATGAACACACGCTGCGTCTGTCCGCCTGACAGGAGTGAAATGTTCTTATCCTTCAAGTGGCTGATGTTGAGGAGGTCCAGCACTTCTTCAAGTTTCCGGTAATCTTCCTTCCTGAAACGCTTGAACAATCCCTTGGCCTTCGTCAGGCCGCTGAGTACGACTTCGCTGACTGTTGCCGGGAAGCCTTTCGAGAAGCTGTTTGATTTCTGGGAGACATACCCGACTTCCTGCCATGCTTGAAAATTGCGCAGGCTGTTGCCATTGATGTATATTTCACCACTCTGAAGTTTAAGGACCCCGAGTATCAGTTTGATCAGCGTCGTCTTGCCGGAGCCGTTCGGCCCCACCAGGGCGACGAAATCCCCTTTATGGATGCTGAGGTTGATGTCTTTCAAAGCGGGTGTTGTTTCCATCTTGTCCCTATAGGTATAGGAGATGTTTTTCAGTTCGAATATCGGATGATCCATCTCGCCGACTCCTTTATCATTAATCATTACAATATTATAAAGGAATGATTACGATTTGTAAATAGGAATGATTACGAAATAAAACCAGGATGGCAACAGCCATCCTGGTTTATCCGTACTACTCCTCTATTCCTTCCATCATCGGATTGATCTCCTCTTTAAGGGAAGGATTGAACTTGCCGTTCCTGATCATTTCAATCTCGTGGGCATAGGGTGCTATCCTGTTCTTCTTATCCGGTCCGACGAATGGTGTTTCGAGTATTTTCGGTATGTCCCCGAAATCGGAATGGTTGATGATGTATGAAAGGGCATCGAAACCGATATGGCCGAAACCGATGTTTTCGTGGCGGTCCTTGTGGGCGCCCCGTTCATTTTTGGAATCGTTGATGTGGAGGACTTTTATGCGGTCCTTGCCTATGATGCGGTCGAATTCATCCAGCACCCCGTCGAAGTCATTGACGATGTCGTATCCTGCATCGTGCACGTGGCATGTGTCGAAGCATACGCTCAGCCTTTCATTATTCGTCACACCATCGATGATCTGTGCAATCTCTTCAAATGTGCGGCCGACTTCGGAACCTTTGCCCGCCATCGTTTCGAGTGCAATCTGGACATCGTTGTCGTTCGTCAGCACTTCATTTAGCCCTTCGACGATCGATCTGATGCCACGCTCTGCTCCAGTACCGACGTGACTGCCGGGGTGAAGGACGATCTGATTGCTGCCGAGGTGCTCGGTCCGCACGATCTCCTCCTGCAGGAATTCCACACCGTGTTCGAATACACCTTCACGTTCGGAATTGGCGATATTTATGATGTAGGGTGCATGGACGACGATTTTGGACATCCCATGATCCGCCATGTGGCGCTTGCCGGCTTCTATGTTCAGGTCTTCTATCTTCTTCCTTCTCGTGTTCTGCGGTGCACCGGTGTAGATCATGAATGTATTGGCACCATAATTATGGGCACTGATGCTTGCCGCCTCCAGCATTTTCTTGCCGCTCATTGAAACGTGTGATCCTATAAGCATTTCATTCACCTTTCTGATTTACTATCTTTTTTTCTTCCTGCTCTTTGAGTGCTTCATGCGCTCCTGCTGCTTCAGGGTATTGAGTTCGTGCTTCATCTTCTTCCTGTAGCCCGGCTTCACCTTCTTCGGCTTCTTCACCTTGTGGGAAAGCTGGTTCTCGAGATGGGAATCCTTGCGTTTCCGCTTTGCGCGTTCGGTCCTTGATTTTATTTCGACGAGTTCGCCTTTCCTGAGGTCCTCATGGATGAATTTGTATCCTTTGGATTCAAGCGCATTGACGAGGTATTCCTCATCCGGTGTATAGAGTGTGACGGCCGTACCCGTATAGGCACCCCTGCCCACACGTCCAACGCGGTGTGTAAAGAATTCGATGTCCTTCGGGATGTCATAGTTGATGACATGGGAGGCACCGTCGATGTCGAGACCCCTTGAAGCCAGATCGCTCGCCACCACCCATACATATTCAAGTTCACGGATTTTCTTGATCTCTTTGGTCCGCTCCCTCGGCTTCAGGCCGCCGTGGAAGAGGCCGACATTGACGCCGTTGCTGTTGAGGTATTCGAACAGTTCATCGGCACGTTCCTTGGAGTTGGCGAATATCAGGCCGATGTATGGCGTGATATCCTGTGTCAGCGCAAGCACTTTGGCTGCTTTGTCGTCGCCTTTCACAGGCACCAGGCTGTAGTGGATGGATGCCTTGTTCCTAGGCTGGTCGATGATGATGATCTCGGTTTCTCCGATATACTTCCTGAGGAAGATCCGGAGCGCTTCCGGTATGGTCGCAGAGAAGACGAGGAACTGAGCCGAGTCGCTGACTGTGGAAGAGATGCTGTCGATCTGTTCCAGGAAGCCGAGGTCGATCATCAGATCGGCTTCATCGATGACCAACCTTTCGACGGAATGGAGGTTGAGGCCGCCCTTATCCCTCAAATCTTTGATTCTTGTCGGCGTACCGATTACAATGTGGGGAGACTTGGATGCCTTCTGCACATCCCTTTCGATATCCGTGCCGCCGATGAAGGCAGCAGCCCTGATTTCAGGGAAGGACTTCAATATTTCAAGCGTCATCTGGTACAGCTGCTTTGCCAGTTCGCGCGTCGGTGCCGTGATGACAGCCTGTGTATGTGCATCCTCCGTGTTGATTTCATGTATGATGGGGAGGAGGAAGGCGTGTGATTTCCCACTGCCCGTCTCTGATTGTGCCACGACGTTCTCCTTCTTCAGGATCTTCGGGATGACACGCTCCTGTACGAGGGTCGGATGGGAAAAATTTATACTTTCGATTGCATTCAGCATCTGTTCGCTGAACCTGAATCTTTTGAATGCATTACTCATTGTTTCACCTGTTTTCTTTATTGGAACTCAGGTTACATTATAACCGAAATGAAGGTGTTAGGCCACACATCATTCATACTACATGATGATTTAAAAACGTGCGGCTTTTGGTTATAATGACATTAAGGGAGGAATATACTTCATGGATATTATTAAGATAAGCCCACGCGGGTATTGTTACGGTGTCGTAGATGCGATGGTGATCGCGCGGAATGCATCTATGGACAAGACACTGCCCCGCCCAATATACATTCTCGGCATGATCGTCCACAACAAGCATGTGACGGATGCGTTTGAAGAGGACGGCATCGTCACGCTCGATGGTGCCAACAGGCTTGAAATACTGGAAGGAATCAATGAGGGCACGGTGATCTTCACTGCCCACGGCGTTTCTCCACAGGTCAAACAGCGGGCCAAGGAAAAGGGGCTGACATGCATCGATGCTACATGCCCGGACGTCGAGGTGACCCACCAGCTCATACGTGAGCGGACTCGGGAAGGATACGATGTCGTCTATATCGGCAAGAAGGGCCACCCGGAACCGGAAGGCGCCGTCGGTGTGTCACCGGATCACGTCCATCTCGTCGAAACGCTCGACGAGGTCAAGGCGCTGCCTGAGGAACTGGCCCATAAGAAGCTCATCGTCACCAACCAGACGACGATGAGCCAATGGGATGTCGGCCATCTCATGGATCAGCTGAAGGAACAGTACCCGCACATCGAGGTCCATAAGGAAATATGCCTGGCAACGCAAGTGCGCCAGGAGGCGGTCGCCGAACAGGCACAGGAAGCAGATCTTCTGATTGTTGTAGGAGACCCGAAAAGCAACAACTCCAACCGTCTGGCACAGGTCTCGAAAGAGATCGCGCATACAAATGCCTACCGTATCAGTTCCCTGAGCGAATTGAAGACGGAATGGCTCGAGGATATAGATAGTGTGGCTGTAACAGCCGGTGCTTCCACACCAACCCCGATCGTCAAGGAAGTCATCGACTACATCAAGGAGTATGACAGGGAAAACCGTTCTGAACCGCGCTCTACAGTACCAAAGAACAAAATACTGCCAAAGATCAAGAAGGCGAAGCCTGTAAAGATCATGGATTAGAAAAAAACCATCGAAGCACAATGCTTCGATGGTTTTTTATTCGAAAGGATTGGTGGTGAAGCTGGTCGCATGTACAGGCAGTTCGATGCGATCCTCCACCAGAAGTTTCAGACCTTCCGCCATGAACACTTCCATATAGTGGCCGACATCGATGATGTTCCGGCCGGCAAGTTTAGCATCATAGGCTTCATGGTATTTTACATCTCCCGTGACGAGCACATCGACACCTTGCGAGAAGGCTTCATTGATGTAGCTCATGCCGGAGCCGCCGATGATGCCGACTTTATTCATCCTGCCTGTGTTGGCGTTGACGACATTGACGATGTCGTGTCCTGTTTTTTCCCTGATGAGGTCGACGAGCGCTTCGAGCGTATCATCATAATCGAACCTGACGCCGAGCCCCTTGTCGCTCGGCTTCTTCAGGGTGAGCACATCGTAGGCGGGCTCCTCATATGGATGGGCTTCGATGAGCGCGTCGATCACCTGCTGTTCGTGCGCAGCTTCGAATATCGCTTCCACGATATACTCATCCACATGCTCCAGTTCCCCCTGCGTACCGATATGAGGATCCGCTTCGTCATTCGGTCTGAACTGTCCTTTCACCGGATATTCGAAGAAGCATTCGGAATAGTCGCCCTGGTTGCCTACCCCTGCAGCCGAAAGATCCTGCTTCAGCTGTTCCACATCTTCCTTTGGTATATTGATTCTGAGCTTCTTATAGAAGTATTCATGCTTGATGAGAATTTCCGTCTGATCATATCCAAGCACTTCTGCAATCATATGGCTGACGCCATGCGGCTGGTGATCCAAGTTCGTATGCATGGCGATAAGGTTGATGTCGTTCCTGATCAGTTTACGTACGATGCTGCCCACACCGGACTCCGTAATGCTTGAAACCTTCGGGAAAATCAGCGGGTGGTGGGCAATGATGACATTTGCACCCTTCTCAACCGCTTCCTCCACTGTACCGTGCGCGCAGTCAAGGGTCGTCAGAATGCCTGTGGCCTCATCATCCAAATCCCCGACCAGCAGCCCGGTATTGTCCCATTCTTCACTATCCTTGAAGGGGGCGATGTCATCAAGGATTCCCATCAGTTCTCTAATCTTCACTGTTCGAGCACCTCTTTCAATGCATTTATCGTATCAGCAACTTCATCAATTTTTTCAGTGTTTGATGAGTTCTGCTTCAAATTTCCATAAATGTTCCGTTGGTGCTCCAGTTCCCTTTCGAGCTTTTCGATAAACGCCTGTTCCCTCTTTTCAAGGAGGATCGGACCAAAGATCAGCTGCTTTTCATCATAGTTAGATGAACCTGGTTCAGCGACGATGATTTCATAGAAATGCCGTCCAATCCTGATCACCGTTTCATCGATAATGCGGTAGCTGGATGATGCAAGCACTTTCCGTATCGGGTAGGTGTACGTATTGGCCTGAAGCACCAGCCGGGGCTGGCCGCCGAGGTTATGGAGGCCGCCTTCAAGTATTTCGGCGATGAGCGGGCCGCCCATGCCGCAGATGGTGACCGTGTCCACTTCATCATCAGGTGAGGCGACTTCCAGTCCTGAGCCGAAACGCGCCTCGATGAGATCCTCCATGCCTTCCCTCCTGATATTGTTCACAGTCGAATCGAATGGCCCATTCACCACCTCACCGCATATCGCCTGGCTGACGGCCCCATTCCTGATCGCCTCTATCGGAAGATACGCATGATCGGAACCGATGTCGAGAAGTTTTTCGCCGACGATGAATTCTGAGACTTTCTGTAATCTTGCATCTAGCATTTCATTTCCTCCATCTGATATAAATAAAGACTTCCACACATCGTGTGGAAGTCCATAATCAAAAGTTATTGTTCTGAGAAGAACTGATACAGTGTAGACAGGTCTTCATCTGCGATCTGATCCTGACTGAATGCAGGCATGGATCCGCGACCTTCCCTTACTGTAGTAGTGAAGTCTTCTTCAGCAAGGCTGGTGCCCGCCAGTGCAGGTCCCATACCGCCTGAGAAGTCCTGTCCATGACAGGATGCACAGTTGTCACGTGCAAAACCTTCAGCGTCAAAGTCTCCTGATGAAGCCTCTTCGCCTCCGCCTTCTCCACCTTCTTCGCTGGCAGTCTCTTCTCCGCCGCCTTCTTCTTCATTGGCGCCTTGAGAAGAAAGCAGGAATACAAGCCCGATGCCTAGGAAGATGATAAGTATAAAAGGCACAATCGGATTACGATTCATAAAACAACCTCCCTAATCTCTTTGCAGAAACATATTCACATTTATAATTGTATATTAAATATGAATAAAGTCAAAAGATTTTTCAGATAAAAATTTACACTGGGCAGGCTGCCTCATCAATCCATGAAGTCTTTGAGGCGCTTGCTTCTGCTTGGATGCCTCAGCTTCCTGAGGGCTTTGGCTTCAATCTGCCTGATGCGCTCACGGGTCACACCAAAAACTTTGCCCACTTCCTCCAGCGTCCTTGTCCTGCCGTCATCCAGGCCGAAACGGAGTCTGAGTACATTTTCTTCCCTGTCTGTGAGGGTATCGAGTACATCCTCGAGCTGTTCCTTCAGAAGTTCATAGGCAGCATGATCGGATGGGCTCTGCGCTTCCTGGTCTTCGATGAAGTCCCCAAGGTGGCTGTCGTCCTCTTCCCCGATCGGTGTTTCAAGGGAGACGGGCTCCTGTGCAATCTTGAGGATTTCCCTGACCTTCTCAGCAGGCAGATCCATTTCCTCCCCGATTTCTTCCGGTGTCGGTTCGCGACCCAGATCCTGGAGCAGCTGACGCTGGACACGGATCAGCTTGTTGATCGTTTCCACCATGTGGACTGGGATACGGATGGTCCGCGCCTGGTCGGCGATGGCACGTGTGATGGCCTGTCTGATCCACCATGTAGCATAGGTGGAGAACTTGAAGCCTTTGGAGAAGTCGAACTTTTCGACGGCTTTGATCAGGCCCATGTTCCCTTCCTGGATCAGGTCGAGGAAGAGCATGCCGCGTCCGACATACCTTTTGGCGATGCTGACGACGAGGCGGAGGTTGGCCTCAGCCAGGCGGCTTTTTGCGACCTCATCACCCTGCTCGATCTTCTTGGCGAGCTCTATCTCTTCCTGGGCACTGAGCAGGTCCACCCGGCCGATTTCCTTGAGGTACATCCTTACCGGGTCGTTTATCTTCACTCCAGGTGGTGCGCTCATATCATGAAGATTGAGTTTTTCATCGGAGTCTGTGGTATCCTTTTCATTTATGAGCTGGATGTCATTCTCATTTATTTCATCGAAAAATTCATCCATGGCATCTGCGTCGAGTTCGAAGCTGGACAGTTTATCAGCAATCTCTTCATGAGACAGATGACCCTGTGTCTTCCCCTTCTCCACCAGATGATTTTTGACTTGCTCTACAGATGTGAACAGTTCGACATCTTTCAGTTCGGTCGTCTTTACGTTTTTGTCTGCCATTTAAAGCCCTCCTATTCAGACTTCACACTCACCTTTTATAGCGACTGTTAATCTCATTCAACTGCTGTGCCAATTTGATCTGGAGTTCGATGTCATTGCTGTTTTCTGCTTCCTGCAGCTGCTGGTACAGCGACTGTTTTTCTTTCTCACTATTCCTAATACCACTTAAGTCTTCTATATAATCATTTACTTCTTCGGTCGTGATATCTTCATTTATGAGCAGTTCTTCCACTTCTACAGCAGTGCTGAAGTATTCTCCTTCAATGTATTGGCTGAATGATGATAATTCAAATTCATCATGTTTGTCAAAATATGCGCACAACCCTTTAAATATAACATAATAACGGGGTGCGGTTAATACTTCTTCACTTATCCTGTCCTGGAAATTTAAAAACAGGTCCCGATCCTTCATCAGGGCGCGCAGGAGATAGCGCTCCTTCCGCTCCCTGAGGGGCAGCTGCCTCGGCCTGGCCACTGTGCCTGAAGAAGGAGCTGCGGCCTGATTGGGAACATTCTGTTCTATCGATTTGCGGTCCACCTTGTAGAGTCCGCTGATATGCTGGATCAGCCGCTCCCTGATGACCTGGTCCTTGACATGCCTGAGGTGGTCGGTAAGCATCTTCAGGTTGTTGGAAAAGGCCATGTCATTGTTCATGCTCTCTTCAAGCAGGTGTTCGGCCTTGAAGTGGATATAATGGCGCTTTTCGTTCTTGACCAGGTCCCGGAAGGTTTCCGCTCCGTATTTTTCTATATATTCATCGGGGTCCATGCCTTTTGGCATGGAGATGATGAAGACATTGAGTCCCCCTTCAAGGAGGTCCGCACCAAGCGAGAGCTGGGCAGCCTGTCCAGCCTGGTCCCCATCGAACATGAGGGTGACATTGGAGGCCAGGCGGTTCAGCATCTGGATATGCTGTTCGCTCAGGGCTGTTCCCATCAACCCTATCACATTGTTCACCTCGGTCATCTTCACTTTGATGATGTCGAGGTGGCCTTCCATCAGGATGACTTCATCCTGCTTGCGGATATCCTTGCGGGCATCACTCAGATTATAGAGGAGGCGCCGTTTCTGGAATATGGAAGTCTCCGGTGTATTCAGGTACTTCGGCTCCCGTCCGTCCATGCTTCTGGCAGTATAGCCGACGATATAGCCCTGGTGGTTCCGGAT
The sequence above is drawn from the Salinicoccus roseus genome and encodes:
- a CDS encoding GntR family transcriptional regulator; amino-acid sequence: MDIKLSNRSDVPIYEQLKNEIIRLIMTGALRPGDPLLSMRRLAKELSISIITTKRAYQDLEAAGYVYSVVGKGTYVSEQNNENKREQLLIEVEKKLEELLSTAKKIDLSIDELVEMMKVMEEDQ
- a CDS encoding Fur family transcriptional regulator — translated: MIQYKERLKENRLKITQKRMRMIELFLQEDRYLSAKDIQELMNKDYPGISYDTIYRNLYTLKDIEVLEQTTLSGEMHYKIACTTHHHHHFICDECGDTKVIRYCPVETWQNELDDVEIKNHKVELYGLCGVCRRTRIS
- a CDS encoding metal ABC transporter permease, coding for MIEALLEYEFIRYSFVSGLIAGLIAPLIGTFIVIRRLSLIADALSHVTLGGITFGVYLSSLIGMTINPLITGIIFSVMGALGIERLRTVYRHYQELAIPIIMSFGVALSVLFLSLADGFNQDLFGYLFGSISAVSSVDLILISVIGVIVLIFIYLMYKEMFLVSFDEEYANVMNINKWIHFMFIIVVALVISASMRIVGILLVSALMTLPVASAMRVTSSFRQLMFTSVIFGEVAVIVGLFMSFHLDISPGGTIVLVSLAILAATIILDRIGVKKRGEPIDSV
- a CDS encoding metal ABC transporter ATP-binding protein, producing the protein MDHPIFELKNISYTYRDKMETTPALKDINLSIHKGDFVALVGPNGSGKTTLIKLILGVLKLQSGEIYINGNSLRNFQAWQEVGYVSQKSNSFSKGFPATVSEVVLSGLTKAKGLFKRFRKEDYRKLEEVLDLLNISHLKDKNISLLSGGQTQRVFIARALINNPSILVLDEPTVGIDAKHVKEFYDVLFRLKEQSVTILLVTHDIGVVVDHADEVACLNEHLHFHGTNHEFKNLGEAELSKIYGFPLQLVSHDHERACCE
- a CDS encoding deoxyribonuclease IV, with product MLIGSHVSMSGKKMLEAASISAHNYGANTFMIYTGAPQNTRRKKIEDLNIEAGKRHMADHGMSKIVVHAPYIINIANSEREGVFEHGVEFLQEEIVRTEHLGSNQIVLHPGSHVGTGAERGIRSIVEGLNEVLTNDNDVQIALETMAGKGSEVGRTFEEIAQIIDGVTNNERLSVCFDTCHVHDAGYDIVNDFDGVLDEFDRIIGKDRIKVLHINDSKNERGAHKDRHENIGFGHIGFDALSYIINHSDFGDIPKILETPFVGPDKKNRIAPYAHEIEMIRNGKFNPSLKEEINPMMEGIEE
- a CDS encoding DEAD/DEAH box helicase; amino-acid sequence: MSNAFKRFRFSEQMLNAIESINFSHPTLVQERVIPKILKKENVVAQSETGSGKSHAFLLPIIHEINTEDAHTQAVITAPTRELAKQLYQMTLEILKSFPEIRAAAFIGGTDIERDVQKASKSPHIVIGTPTRIKDLRDKGGLNLHSVERLVIDEADLMIDLGFLEQIDSISSTVSDSAQFLVFSATIPEALRIFLRKYIGETEIIIIDQPRNKASIHYSLVPVKGDDKAAKVLALTQDITPYIGLIFANSKERADELFEYLNSNGVNVGLFHGGLKPRERTKEIKKIRELEYVWVVASDLASRGLDIDGASHVINYDIPKDIEFFTHRVGRVGRGAYTGTAVTLYTPDEEYLVNALESKGYKFIHEDLRKGELVEIKSRTERAKRKRKDSHLENQLSHKVKKPKKVKPGYRKKMKHELNTLKQQERMKHSKSRKKKR
- a CDS encoding 4-hydroxy-3-methylbut-2-enyl diphosphate reductase, which gives rise to MDIIKISPRGYCYGVVDAMVIARNASMDKTLPRPIYILGMIVHNKHVTDAFEEDGIVTLDGANRLEILEGINEGTVIFTAHGVSPQVKQRAKEKGLTCIDATCPDVEVTHQLIRERTREGYDVVYIGKKGHPEPEGAVGVSPDHVHLVETLDEVKALPEELAHKKLIVTNQTTMSQWDVGHLMDQLKEQYPHIEVHKEICLATQVRQEAVAEQAQEADLLIVVGDPKSNNSNRLAQVSKEIAHTNAYRISSLSELKTEWLEDIDSVAVTAGASTPTPIVKEVIDYIKEYDRENRSEPRSTVPKNKILPKIKKAKPVKIMD
- a CDS encoding Nif3-like dinuclear metal center hexameric protein — translated: MKIRELMGILDDIAPFKDSEEWDNTGLLVGDLDDEATGILTTLDCAHGTVEEAVEKGANVIIAHHPLIFPKVSSITESGVGSIVRKLIRNDINLIAMHTNLDHQPHGVSHMIAEVLGYDQTEILIKHEYFYKKLRINIPKEDVEQLKQDLSAAGVGNQGDYSECFFEYPVKGQFRPNDEADPHIGTQGELEHVDEYIVEAIFEAAHEQQVIDALIEAHPYEEPAYDVLTLKKPSDKGLGVRFDYDDTLEALVDLIREKTGHDIVNVVNANTGRMNKVGIIGGSGMSYINEAFSQGVDVLVTGDVKYHEAYDAKLAGRNIIDVGHYMEVFMAEGLKLLVEDRIELPVHATSFTTNPFE
- a CDS encoding tRNA (adenine(22)-N(1))-methyltransferase, with protein sequence MLDARLQKVSEFIVGEKLLDIGSDHAYLPIEAIRNGAVSQAICGEVVNGPFDSTVNNIRREGMEDLIEARFGSGLEVASPDDEVDTVTICGMGGPLIAEILEGGLHNLGGQPRLVLQANTYTYPIRKVLASSSYRIIDETVIRIGRHFYEIIVAEPGSSNYDEKQLIFGPILLEKREQAFIEKLERELEHQRNIYGNLKQNSSNTEKIDEVADTINALKEVLEQ
- a CDS encoding c-type cytochrome, which codes for MNRNPIVPFILIIFLGIGLVFLLSSQGANEEEGGGEETASEEGGEGGGEEASSGDFDAEGFARDNCASCHGQDFSGGMGPALAGTSLAEEDFTTTVREGRGSMPAFSQDQIADEDLSTLYQFFSEQ
- the rpoD gene encoding RNA polymerase sigma factor RpoD, giving the protein MADKNVKTTELKDVELFTSVEQVKNHLVEKGKTQGHLSHEEIADKLSSFELDADAMDEFFDEINENDIQLINEKDTTDSDEKLNLHDMSAPPGVKINDPVRMYLKEIGRVDLLSAQEEIELAKKIEQGDEVAKSRLAEANLRLVVSIAKRYVGRGMLFLDLIQEGNMGLIKAVEKFDFSKGFKFSTYATWWIRQAITRAIADQARTIRIPVHMVETINKLIRVQRQLLQDLGREPTPEEIGEEMDLPAEKVREILKIAQEPVSLETPIGEEDDSHLGDFIEDQEAQSPSDHAAYELLKEQLEDVLDTLTDREENVLRLRFGLDDGRTRTLEEVGKVFGVTRERIRQIEAKALRKLRHPSRSKRLKDFMD
- the dnaG gene encoding DNA primase, which produces MRIPDETVEAVKQGTDITDLVSSYIKLEKRGRNYVGLCPFHNEKTPSFTVSPDKQICHCFGCKKGGNVLQFYMEVENVSFTEAVRKLGKPLGIEIAASEQVANDSEMQLIRIHEYMTDLYHHILMHTKEGEGALKYLEDRGFSGDIIRREKIGIAPDMRDFTKNALSDKGFSLELAFQAGVISRNEENFSYYDRFSGRIMIPIRNHQGYIVGYTARSMDGREPKYLNTPETSIFQKRRLLYNLSDARKDIRKQDEVILMEGHLDIIKVKMTEVNNVIGLMGTALSEQHIQMLNRLASNVTLMFDGDQAGQAAQLSLGADLLEGGLNVFIISMPKGMDPDEYIEKYGAETFRDLVKNEKRHYIHFKAEHLLEESMNNDMAFSNNLKMLTDHLRHVKDQVIRERLIQHISGLYKVDRKSIEQNVPNQAAAPSSGTVARPRQLPLRERKERYLLRALMKDRDLFLNFQDRISEEVLTAPRYYVIFKGLCAYFDKHDEFELSSFSQYIEGEYFSTAVEVEELLINEDITTEEVNDYIEDLSGIRNSEKEKQSLYQQLQEAENSNDIELQIKLAQQLNEINSRYKR